The Vitis riparia cultivar Riparia Gloire de Montpellier isolate 1030 chromosome 3, EGFV_Vit.rip_1.0, whole genome shotgun sequence genome includes a region encoding these proteins:
- the LOC117911233 gene encoding serine/threonine-protein kinase SAPK10 isoform X1 — MDRSAITVGPAMDVPIMHDSDRYELVRDIGSGNFGVARLMRDKQTGELVAVKYIERGEKIDENVQREIINHRSLRHPNIVRFKEVILTPTHLAIVMEYASGGELFERICNAGRFSEDEARFFFQQLVSGVSYCHAMQVCHRDLKLENTLLDGSPAPRLKICDFGYSKSSVLHSQPKSTVGTPAYIAPEVLLKKEYDGKIADVWSCGVTLYVMLVGAYPFEDPEEPKNFHRTIQRILKVQYSIPDYVHISPECRHLISRIFVADPATRITIAEIRNHEWFLKNLPADLMDETKMDNQYEEPEQPMQSIDEIMRIIGEAMIPAAGTQSLNQYLTGSLDIEDDMEEDLETDPDLDIDSSGEIVYAM, encoded by the exons ATGGATCGGTCGGCGATCACGGTGGGGCCGGCGATGGACGTGCCGATCATGCACGACAGTGATCGGTACGAGCTCGTGCGGGACATCGGGTCGGGGAATTTTGGAGTGGCCAGGCTGATGAGGGATAAGCAGACTGGTGAGCTAGTTGCGGTAAAGTATATCGAGAGAGGTGAGAAG ATAGATGAAAATGTACAAAGGGAAATCATTAACCACAGATCACTGAGGCATCCCAACATCGTCAGATTCAAAGAG GTTATATTGACACCAACCCACCTTGCTATTGTGATGGAATATGCCTCTGGAGGAGAGCTCTTTGAGCGGATATGCAATGCCGGCCGGTTCAGTGAGGATGAG GCACGTTTCTTCTTCCAACAACTTGTATCAGGAGTCAGCTACTGTCATGCGATG CAAGTATGCCACCGTGACTTGAAATTGGAGAACACACTGTTAGATGGAAGCCCAGCTCCTCGTTTGAAGATTTGTGACTTTGGGTACTCCAAG TCCTCAGTGCTGCATTCACAACCAAAATCAACTGTTGGAACCCCTGCATACATTGCTCCTGAAGTCTTACTTAAGAAAGAATATGACGGGAAG ATTGCAGATGTATGGTCTTGTGGGGTAACCTTATATGTAATGCTGGTGGGTGCTTACCCATTTGAGGACCCTGAGGAACCTAAGAACTTCCACAGGACAATACAG AGAATTTTGAAAGTCCAGTATTCTATTCCAGATTATGTTCATATATCTCCTGAGTGCCGTCATCTGATCTCAAGGATTTTTGTAGCTGATCCTGCAACG AGGATAACGATTGCTGAGATCAGGAACCATGAGTGGTTTCTAAAGAACCTCCCAGCAGATCTCATGGATGAAACTAAGATGGACAATCAATATGAAGAACCCGAGCAGCCGATGCAGTCAATCGATGAAATTATGCGGATAATAGGGGAAGCTATGATACCTGCAGCTGGAACCCAGTCTCTGAACCAATATCTGACAGGCAGCCTGGACATTGAAGATGACATGGAGGAGGATCTGGAGACGGATCCCGACCTCGATATTGATAGCAGTGGAGAAATAGTGTATGCAATGTGA
- the LOC117911233 gene encoding serine/threonine-protein kinase SAPK10 isoform X2 has protein sequence MDRSAITVGPAMDVPIMHDSDRYELVRDIGSGNFGVARLMRDKQTGELVAVKYIERGEKIDENVQREIINHRSLRHPNIVRFKEVILTPTHLAIVMEYASGGELFERICNAGRFSEDEARFFFQQLVSGVSYCHAMQVCHRDLKLENTLLDGSPAPRLKICDFGYSKIADVWSCGVTLYVMLVGAYPFEDPEEPKNFHRTIQRILKVQYSIPDYVHISPECRHLISRIFVADPATRITIAEIRNHEWFLKNLPADLMDETKMDNQYEEPEQPMQSIDEIMRIIGEAMIPAAGTQSLNQYLTGSLDIEDDMEEDLETDPDLDIDSSGEIVYAM, from the exons ATGGATCGGTCGGCGATCACGGTGGGGCCGGCGATGGACGTGCCGATCATGCACGACAGTGATCGGTACGAGCTCGTGCGGGACATCGGGTCGGGGAATTTTGGAGTGGCCAGGCTGATGAGGGATAAGCAGACTGGTGAGCTAGTTGCGGTAAAGTATATCGAGAGAGGTGAGAAG ATAGATGAAAATGTACAAAGGGAAATCATTAACCACAGATCACTGAGGCATCCCAACATCGTCAGATTCAAAGAG GTTATATTGACACCAACCCACCTTGCTATTGTGATGGAATATGCCTCTGGAGGAGAGCTCTTTGAGCGGATATGCAATGCCGGCCGGTTCAGTGAGGATGAG GCACGTTTCTTCTTCCAACAACTTGTATCAGGAGTCAGCTACTGTCATGCGATG CAAGTATGCCACCGTGACTTGAAATTGGAGAACACACTGTTAGATGGAAGCCCAGCTCCTCGTTTGAAGATTTGTGACTTTGGGTACTCCAAG ATTGCAGATGTATGGTCTTGTGGGGTAACCTTATATGTAATGCTGGTGGGTGCTTACCCATTTGAGGACCCTGAGGAACCTAAGAACTTCCACAGGACAATACAG AGAATTTTGAAAGTCCAGTATTCTATTCCAGATTATGTTCATATATCTCCTGAGTGCCGTCATCTGATCTCAAGGATTTTTGTAGCTGATCCTGCAACG AGGATAACGATTGCTGAGATCAGGAACCATGAGTGGTTTCTAAAGAACCTCCCAGCAGATCTCATGGATGAAACTAAGATGGACAATCAATATGAAGAACCCGAGCAGCCGATGCAGTCAATCGATGAAATTATGCGGATAATAGGGGAAGCTATGATACCTGCAGCTGGAACCCAGTCTCTGAACCAATATCTGACAGGCAGCCTGGACATTGAAGATGACATGGAGGAGGATCTGGAGACGGATCCCGACCTCGATATTGATAGCAGTGGAGAAATAGTGTATGCAATGTGA
- the LOC117911233 gene encoding serine/threonine-protein kinase SRK2E isoform X3 yields the protein MEYASGGELFERICNAGRFSEDEARFFFQQLVSGVSYCHAMQVCHRDLKLENTLLDGSPAPRLKICDFGYSKSSVLHSQPKSTVGTPAYIAPEVLLKKEYDGKIADVWSCGVTLYVMLVGAYPFEDPEEPKNFHRTIQRILKVQYSIPDYVHISPECRHLISRIFVADPATRITIAEIRNHEWFLKNLPADLMDETKMDNQYEEPEQPMQSIDEIMRIIGEAMIPAAGTQSLNQYLTGSLDIEDDMEEDLETDPDLDIDSSGEIVYAM from the exons ATGGAATATGCCTCTGGAGGAGAGCTCTTTGAGCGGATATGCAATGCCGGCCGGTTCAGTGAGGATGAG GCACGTTTCTTCTTCCAACAACTTGTATCAGGAGTCAGCTACTGTCATGCGATG CAAGTATGCCACCGTGACTTGAAATTGGAGAACACACTGTTAGATGGAAGCCCAGCTCCTCGTTTGAAGATTTGTGACTTTGGGTACTCCAAG TCCTCAGTGCTGCATTCACAACCAAAATCAACTGTTGGAACCCCTGCATACATTGCTCCTGAAGTCTTACTTAAGAAAGAATATGACGGGAAG ATTGCAGATGTATGGTCTTGTGGGGTAACCTTATATGTAATGCTGGTGGGTGCTTACCCATTTGAGGACCCTGAGGAACCTAAGAACTTCCACAGGACAATACAG AGAATTTTGAAAGTCCAGTATTCTATTCCAGATTATGTTCATATATCTCCTGAGTGCCGTCATCTGATCTCAAGGATTTTTGTAGCTGATCCTGCAACG AGGATAACGATTGCTGAGATCAGGAACCATGAGTGGTTTCTAAAGAACCTCCCAGCAGATCTCATGGATGAAACTAAGATGGACAATCAATATGAAGAACCCGAGCAGCCGATGCAGTCAATCGATGAAATTATGCGGATAATAGGGGAAGCTATGATACCTGCAGCTGGAACCCAGTCTCTGAACCAATATCTGACAGGCAGCCTGGACATTGAAGATGACATGGAGGAGGATCTGGAGACGGATCCCGACCTCGATATTGATAGCAGTGGAGAAATAGTGTATGCAATGTGA